A window from Zingiber officinale cultivar Zhangliang chromosome 7A, Zo_v1.1, whole genome shotgun sequence encodes these proteins:
- the LOC122001145 gene encoding thioredoxin-like 1-2, chloroplastic, whose amino-acid sequence MAAAASSVQRDLLSPCGIRSSRLSHAVSIRSSSLKFEPWSSSRDNMFHGGRLIVGSPRGMPLKGHLASSSTQMGLSFKKAIQWWEKGLLPNMKEIESAEDLANSLLNAGDQLVVVDFFSPGCGGCRALHPKICQIAGLNPDVSFLQINYELHKSMCYSMHVHVLPFFRFYRGAQGRLCSFSCTNATIKKFKDALAKHITDRCSLGPARGLEKEELLALAANEDLSFDYPSNPVPSLDEIAERSASTLPMPVFAQDADNKALALAGR is encoded by the exons ATGGCCGCAGCAGCTTCTTCGGTTCAAAGGGACCTTCTTTCTCCTTGCGGGATCCGTTCTTCCCGACTTTCGCATGCGGTCTCGATTCGATCTTCATCTCTTAAGTTTGAGCCTTGGTCGTCTTCTAGGGATAACATGTTCCATGGAGGAAGGCTGATCGTTGGCTCGCCGAGAGGTATGCCCTTGAAAGGCCACCTCGCTTCTAGCTCTACACAG ATGGGTCTTTCTTTCAAGAAGGCAATCCAATGGTGGGAAAAGGGTCTCCTACCCAACATGAAGGAGATCGAGTCAGCGGAGGATCTCGCTAACTCCTTATTGAACGCCGGCGACCAGCTGGTTGTGGTGGATTTCTTCTCTCCTGGTTGCGGAGGCTGTAGAGCCCTCCATCCTAAG ATTTGTCAGATCGCTGGGTTGAATCCAGATGTTTCATTCCTCCAAATAAACTATGAGCTACACAAGTCCATGTGTTATAGCATGCATGTTCATGTCCTTCCTTTCTTTAGATTTTATCGAGGAGCGCAGGGGCGCTTGTGTAGCTTCAGCTGCACCAATGCAACT ATTAAGAAGTTCAAAGATGCTTTGGCCAAGCACATCACAGACAGGTGTAGCCTTGGGCCAGCCAGGGGGCTGGAAAAGGAGGAGCTCTTGGCTTTGGCTGCAAACGAAGATCTCTCCTTTGACTACCCCAGCAATCCTGTTCCTTCCCTTGATGAGATTGCAGAGAGAAGTGCATCAACTCTCCCTATGCCTGTGTTCGCTCAAGATGCTGACAACAAGGCTTTGGCTTTGGCTGGAAGATAG